ATTTCTAACCAGAGAAAGATTAACTGCATGAACatcaaaaaaccttttttttgtaGTGGCAAATACCATCTCAATAGAATGAACATAAAAGGGACCCTTTCAGACTGTCAAAGAAAGGTGAAGTTCTATTTGAAACACCCTCCATAAAGCGTGAACcaaagaaataagaagaaaaccTAATTCTCAAGTATTAACCAGCTTCAAAATATATTCTGCTACCAATCCATTTATGTTTAATCAGCATTTGTAACTCCTCTTTTTCATGCCTAAACCATGAAACAACTGGCCTTAAAATGCATGTACAAAAATACCAGCACTAGTGGGTTGGAGCAGGGGGAGCAACACTACTACCCAATCCCATCTTCTGTCCCAACACTGTAAGCTGCTCAACAAACTCCATTCCTGTGAGAATCTCTGTTGTTCCATATATAACATGCTTGACAGGCTGCTGACGCTGTGCAAATTCTTGCAAGCTGCCATACTCCATATAATTACCACCACCAATCATAAACACTATAGCTTCTTTAAATGGCCCTTTCAGATGGCTGCTACTGGTACCAGAACCTGACTTGGGAGCACGTGGATCAAACACAAGGTAAGAATCAACTTCAGGATTTGGCTTCCCCTCCATCAAAGCTTCCACAGTCCTCGTTAATGCCAGCTGTCTATCACTAGATAATAAATTCTTCACGCCAGCTGTCACAGCACTAATTGACTGCCCATAAAGTTTTTCAGCCCAATCAACAATGTTACTTCGACTGGCAGAATTTGCTGATGCCAATGAAACATTCAAGGACTTCATTTTCTTCACGTACTGGAATGCACAATTATCAACCTCAGACTCCCTAAGAGCAGTTTCAATTGCTTCCACTTCTGATTGATTAATACTTTCAGAACATATAAGGTAAATGATTGCAAATCTAAGTTTATCAATCTTGGTTCCTTTCCCTCTAAGCACACCCAAAAGTTCATTCCGATCAATCCCTCCTCTGACCATCATGTCATTCTCTTTTTTCGCATAGGAATCAAGAGACCTCTCCTTGATCTCACCCAACAAAACAGTTGCAATGTTCGTGTGTTTATCAATCACCTGCTTCCGTTCTGTCAGTTCAGGCAGGGAGTTCACAGCATTCATCAAATGCTTTGTGTTCCCGATCAAATCCGTCCCGTCAAATTCAGCCCCATCAGTTTCTCCAGTCCTCCTATTCACCTCATCAACATCCTTCTTGTACTTGTTCAACTGAGTCTCAATTTCCACTGCAACTTCAGGAAACTCTAGAGACCCATTTGCCACCCAAAATGGATCAGAACTGTCCAACTCATATGACCTCATCCCACCCTTTTCCCCTTGCACACTCAACCTATTAAGCCTCAAGCCAAGAACATCATGAACAAGAGGACGATACCTAAAATCATGCTGTATTCCCACTGACAATTCAAAATTCCGATCAAATAGACACAAAACTGGCCTCTGAAAAGAGCTCGCAAAACCCCCACCTTCTGTAAACAAATTGTTCTTCGACAATAAATGATCCCTCAACTTCTGATCCAGCACTGATGCCACCATCTCTGCTGGGCCACCACGCGGACACCTAATAACTGGCACAACCGCAAGTGTTGCCAACACAGAAAATAACCCACTAGCAACCTTCTCAACAATCTCCTCAATCTCTCTATCACCAGCAGACGGATCATTCAACTGAACATAGCAAGACTTCTGTGCCAACGAAAACAAATTATTCTCCAAAGTCACAAACTCCAAATACTGATCATGCACCTTTGAAATCTTATCTATAGACTCTGAATTCAATGTCCCAGATGCAAGATCCTCAAGAAGTGGACGAGGAATGGACGACGAAAAATTCAGGTGGAAGCTATCATAAAGCGATTGTGACGCATCAGCAACAATCCTCTGAACATTAACTTTACTTGGTTGAACAAAGTACACAGCAGGGACATCATGGACAGGCTTTCGATCCTTATCAATAAGGAAATAAAGAGTAACCCCATGTTTTCTCAGATCCTTGACATGAATCAATGGAGATAGTATATTTTGACAAAACTTATCATAGATCAAGATCTTGTAAACCTCTTCATTAGTAGTACCAGTTGCATTCAAAGGTTGGTTCAGATTTAGCATCCGGATTATACATTCtgtacccaaaaaaataaacaaatctcaaaacttttctcaataaacacatcaaatttaacaaaaggaaagagtTTTAACGGTTATTTGGGCTTAAATCTAAGTAATAACAAATGGGTTATTGCTTAATTCTAAAAGAGATCTagacagagaaagaaaaagagagaaaaggcaCTGACCTGTTTGTTTTTGACGCAGATTGAGAGCCATAACAGTAGGGGAGAAAAGTTCTGAACTTTGTGAAATTTCGGAGAGTAGATTTGTTACTCTGTACTCTCTCTTCAATTTATCTCTTCATTGCTAGCTTCTCTCTGTCAAGCATGGAGAGAACAGGGGTTTGATTATATGT
The DNA window shown above is from Populus trichocarpa isolate Nisqually-1 chromosome 4, P.trichocarpa_v4.1, whole genome shotgun sequence and carries:
- the LOC18098136 gene encoding SEC1 family transport protein SLY1, coding for MALNLRQKQTECIIRMLNLNQPLNATGTTNEEVYKILIYDKFCQNILSPLIHVKDLRKHGVTLYFLIDKDRKPVHDVPAVYFVQPSKVNVQRIVADASQSLYDSFHLNFSSSIPRPLLEDLASGTLNSESIDKISKVHDQYLEFVTLENNLFSLAQKSCYVQLNDPSAGDREIEEIVEKVASGLFSVLATLAVVPVIRCPRGGPAEMVASVLDQKLRDHLLSKNNLFTEGGGFASSFQRPVLCLFDRNFELSVGIQHDFRYRPLVHDVLGLRLNRLSVQGEKGGMRSYELDSSDPFWVANGSLEFPEVAVEIETQLNKYKKDVDEVNRRTGETDGAEFDGTDLIGNTKHLMNAVNSLPELTERKQVIDKHTNIATVLLGEIKERSLDSYAKKENDMMVRGGIDRNELLGVLRGKGTKIDKLRFAIIYLICSESINQSEVEAIETALRESEVDNCAFQYVKKMKSLNVSLASANSASRSNIVDWAEKLYGQSISAVTAGVKNLLSSDRQLALTRTVEALMEGKPNPEVDSYLVFDPRAPKSGSGTSSSHLKGPFKEAIVFMIGGGNYMEYGSLQEFAQRQQPVKHVIYGTTEILTGMEFVEQLTVLGQKMGLGSSVAPPAPTH